From Brassica oleracea var. oleracea cultivar TO1000 chromosome C3, BOL, whole genome shotgun sequence, a single genomic window includes:
- the LOC106329437 gene encoding abscisic acid receptor PYL6-like: MPTSIQFRRYSTAVEAANATVSTYHRHHHHKQLQKVSLTRGMADVPDHVELSHTHVVGSSQCFSVVVQDVDAPSSAVWSILSRFEHPRAYKHFVRSCDVAVGDGREAGSVREVRVVSGLPATFSLERLEIMDEDHHIMSFSVVGGDHRLQNYRSVTTVHELADDNKKTRVVESYVVDVPAGNDKEETCSFADTIVRCNLQSLAKRLFR, from the coding sequence ATGCCAACGTCGATACAGTTTCGGAGATATTCCACGGCCGTAGAAGCAGCCAACGCCACCGTCAGCACCTATCATCGACACCACCACCACAAACAGCTTCAGAAAGTGAGCCTCACGCGTGGGATGGCTGATGTGCCGGATCACGTGGAGCTTTCCCACACGCACGTGGTGGGTTCGTCCCAGTGCTTCTCCGTTGTGGTGCAGGACGTGGACGCTCCGTCTTCCGCCGTGTGGTCGATACTTAGTCGCTTCGAACACCCTCGAGCGTACAAACACTTTGTTAGGAGCTGCGACGTAGCTGTCGGAGACGGTCGAGAGGCTGGCTCCGTGAGGGAGGTCCGAGTCGTCTCTGGTCTCCCCGCAACGTTCAGCTTAGAGCGACTTGAGATCATGGACGAGGATCACCACATCATGAGTTTCAGCGTCGTGGGTGGAGACCACAGGCTTCAGAACTACAGATCGGTGACGACGGTGCACGAGTTGGCGGACGATAATAAGAAGACACGTGTCGTAGAATCATACGTCGTTGACGTACCAGCGGGTAACGATAAGGAAGAGACTTGTAGCTTCGCCGATACCATCGTTCGTTGCAACTTGCAGTCGTTGGCTAAACGTTTGTTTCGATGA
- the LOC106329922 gene encoding glutathione S-transferase T2-like, with the protein MINDLVSKFCGSYEAATREKTSGQNETDVLKLAHQIFYNNYKKRFTLEHTWKELCHDQKWCELATAKTEGSLKKRKCEDDADSSRSQATCSKRPPGVKASKLSAKKPVVDEQTMNGFQTMWTIKQQDLAAKSMLSKMSLLEGLIGKKEHLSECEETLKKKLISDLMSN; encoded by the coding sequence ATGATCAATGACCTTGTGTCAAAGTTCTGTGGCTCGTACGAAGCGGCTACTAGAGAAAAAACAAGCGGCCAGAATGAGACTGATGTCCTCAAGCTTGCTCATCAAATCTTCTACAACAACTACAAGAAGAGATTCACTCTTGAACACACTTGGAAGGAACTGTGCCACGACCAGAAGTGGTGCGAGCTTGCTACTGCTAAAACCGAAGGGAGCTTGAAGAAGAGGAAGTGTGAGGACGATGCTGATTCCTCACGCTCTCAAGCAACTTGCTCCAAGCGTCCCCCGGGTGTGAAGGCCTCAAAGCTGAGTGCTAAGAAGCCGGTGGTAGATGAGCAGACGATGAATGGGTTCCAGACGATGTGGACAATCAAACAGCAGGATTTGGCCGCCAAATCAATGTTGTCTAAGATGAGTCTCCTTGAAGGTCTTATTGGAAAAAAAGAACATCTATCTGAGTGTGAAGAAACCCTCAAGAAGAAGCTGATTAGTGACTTGATGTCAAATTAG
- the LOC106329541 gene encoding F-box/kelch-repeat protein At2g43445-like, protein MKELGLDLEEEVLLRLPLKSILKFKSVSKQWRSLLESRSFSERRRHITIQKNQKKMQFVSAGALLLNYPKGSLVDDDEEVEMIYLDCDFPKSLSSKERKGLYMYSDFSRRPSLSCDGLVCMPVPGWINVLNPSTGEFLRFPSGRDPKMTDVLVDGSRRGFEVFPGYWRVGFGRDIVNGNYKVVRMCFQRNYSYCEILDINIGVWRKLKRKPLFYVGERLKSAFVNGSIYWLEVDCYYHTQKILALDLHTEKFRSVKTPPLFCKSGQIANLEDRLVVAAKDIGNPDFVFSIWSMDAQEETWSITYSFPLSSYVSRCSDWWHWCMPLAVSKRGNLYFYDNEKKLHKYCSDTGLVRGVTFGCIVAPFVENLLPIRGSASSGQEIRTFGFRNLDKPDTSSCFRQIKLSVSDVLREEWPSISITVVAVVALLVFLK, encoded by the exons ATGAAAGAGTTAGGTTTGGATCTGGAGGAAGAAGTTCTTCTTCGACTGCCGCTGAAATCCATCCTCAAATTCAAAAGCGTCTCAAAACAGTGGAGATCATTACTTGAGTCGAGGAGCTTCTCGGAGAGGAGGAGGCATATCACTATCCAAAAAAATCAAAAGAAGATGCAATTCGTGTCCGCTGGCGCTTTGCTCTTAAACTATCCAAAAGGTTCCTTAGTGGACGACGACGAAGAGGTCGAGATGATCTATCTAGACTGTGATTTCCCCAAATCACTATCGTCGAAGGAGCGCAAAGGGCTCTATATGTACAGTGATTTCTCCAGACGACCGTCGCTGTCCTGTGACGGTCTGGTTTGCATGCCCGTGCCAGGCTGGATCAACGTTTTGAATCCTTCCACCGGAGAGTTCCTTAGATTCCCTTCCGGCAGAGATCCAAAGATGACCGACGTCCTCGTAGATGGATCCA GAAGGGGTTTTGAAGTGTTTCCTGGATACTGGAGGGTGGGATTCGGTAGGGACATAGTTAATGGGAATTATAAGGTAGTGAGGATGTGCTTCCAGCGTAACTATAGTTACTGCGAGATTCTTGATATAAACATTGGGGTATGGAGGAAGCTGAAGCGTAAGCCTCTTTTCTATGTGGGAGAGAGACTCAAGTCGGCGTTTGTGAATGGATCCATCTACTGGTTAGAAGTAGATTGTTATTACCATACTCAAAAGATACTTGCTTTGGATCTACACACGGAAAAGTTTCGTAGCGTAAAGACACCGCCTCTGTTCTGCAAGTCAGGGCAGATAGCTAACCTCGAAGACCGTCTAGTCGTAGCCGCAAAGGATATTGGGAATCCTGACTTTGTTTTTAGCATATGGAGCATGGATGCACAAGAAGAAACATGGAGCATCACTTACTCCTTTCCTCTATCCTCTTACGTATCTAGATGTAGTGACTGGTGGCATTGGTGCATGCCACTGGCGGTTTCCAAGCGAGGTAATCTCTACTTTTACGATAATGAGAAGAAGTTGCATAAATACTGTTCGGATACAGGCTTAGTCCGCGGCGTAACTTTTGGCTGCATTGTAGCTCCTTTTGTCGAAAATTTACTCCCGATTCGAGGTTCAGCTTCTTCTGGACAGGAGATTAGGACATTTGGATTTCGGAATCTAGACAAGCCCGACACTTCCAGTTGTTTTAGACAAATCAAATTGTCAGTCTCGGATGTTTTGCGAGAGGAATGGCCTAGTATCAGCATAACTGTTGTGGCTGTTGTGGCCCTTTTAGTCTTTCTCAAGTGA
- the LOC106333320 gene encoding putative BTB/POZ domain-containing protein At2g40450 — translation MATQNNKEIFLSGLKKLFKEQWQPDVLLKAGNSDKGATISAHKLVLASRSVVLKKIMESDEFKASSKLETVTFSEMKHEELEALVEFMYCVDGCICLESLKKHVGSLYLAADKYDIPHLRDLCRKHLISSLNSSNALNTFELAQIPYDKALNDAAFTTIKNNISTIANSAEFKLFVVNNPYLSVEIMKAFLVEPNNYCCGYCGKYRY, via the exons ATGGCAACACAGAACAACAAAGAGATCTTCTTGAGTGGATTAAAGAAACTCTTCAAAGAACAATGGCAACCAGATGTACTACTCAAGGCAGGAAACAGTGATAAGGGTGCAACTATCTCCGCCCACAAACTTGTTCTG GCATCAAGATCAGTGGTGTTGAAGAAGATTATGGAATCAGACGAGTTCAAGGCTTCATCTAAGCTAGAGACAGTCACTTTCTCCGAGATGAAACACGAAGAACTTGAGGCTTTAGTTGAGTTCATGTACTGCGTTGATGGCTGTATTTGTCTTGAAAGTCTCAAGAAACACGTAGGATCACTCTATCTTGCAGCGGACAAGTATGATATTCCGCATCTGCGTGACCTATGTAGAAAGCATCTTATATCATCTCTTAACTCCTCCAACGCTCTTAACACCTTTGAGCTTGCCCAAATCCCTTATGACAAGGCCCTTAACGATGCGGCTTTCACTACTATCAAGAACAATATAAGCACGATCGCTAACTCTGCTGAGTTCAAGTTGTTTGTTGTCAACAATCCATATCTTTCTGTTGAGATCATGAAGGCTTTTCTTGTTGAGCCTAATAATTATTGCTGTGGCTATTGTGGTAAATACCGCTACTAG